TCCTGCGGAGATGTTTGTTCTGTTATATAGAGTTCCCTGATGATGAGATGATGGAAAGGATCGTCAAGGTCCATTATCCGGACATCGAAAATAAGCTTGTCAAGGAGGCCCTCAAGAAATTTTACTGGATCCGGGAAATGGACGGGCTCAGGAAAAAACCATCAACAAGCGAACTGCTCGACTGGATCAAGGCACTTTCTCTGGGCGGGATCCGTCTGGAAAAGATCGGTTCGGAGATCCCCTTCCTCGGGACACTGCTCAAGAACGAACAGGATACAGACAGGTTCATCAAACTTTCAAACGCTCAGGGAGGCTTTGGATTTAAGAAAAGGTATTAATGTATGTTTATTGACTTTTTCTATACATTGCGGAAAAAAGGGGTGCCCGTTTCCATCACAGAATGGATGTCGTTCACAGAGGCGCTCTATAACGGGTATTTCCAGTCAAGTCTTAATCACCTTTACTACCTGGGGAGGGCATTCCTTGTCAAAAGTGAGGCTTACTATGATGCCTTTGACCTCGCTTTCCAGGAATATTTCGGCGGCATCAAGACAGCATCCCTTGAACTTGACAAGGTAATGGAGTGGCTCGAGAACCCTCTTCACAGGCTTCCGAAGCTAAGCCCTGAAGAGATGGCGGAACTGCAGAAGCAGATCGAAGAGTTCAGGAAGACACACGATATGGATGAACTGATGAGACAGTTCAGGGAAAGGTTGAAAGAACAAAAAGAGAGGCATGACGGCGGCGGCAAGTGGATAGGCACGGGCGGCACCTCACCGTTCGGCGCATATGGACACCACCCGGGCGGTATCAGGGTTGGCGGTGAATCGTGGATGCAATCCGCCGCGAAGGTTGCAGGTGAGAGAAGGTTCAGGAACTACCGGAACGATATCATCCTCGATATACGACAGACAAAGATGGCCCTGAAAAAGCTGAGGGAACTCAAGCGGGAAGGGTTGCAGGAAGAACTCGATATAGACGAGACCATCGATAAGACCGCCAAAGAGGGTGGGGAGATCGAGCTCGTCTTCAATAAATCGCGCGAGAACTCTGTGAGGCTCATACTCCTGATGGACACAGGCGGGTCTATGCTTCCTTACTCGGAACTCTGTGAAAGGCTTTTTTCGGCAGCGTCCCAGATGGAGCACTTTAAGGAGTTCAAATACTATTTCTTCCACAACAGTATTTACCAGGATATCTATGAGGACATAGCAAATTACAAGAGGATACCCACAGAAAAGCTCTTTTCCAATTTCCACAAGGGCTACAAAGTCGTCATCGTCGGCGACGCAAGGATGGCCTATTCGGAACTATTTGATATCAACGGGTGCATCGATTATTTTTATACGAACGATAAGCCGTCGATCGAGTGGCTCCTGAAGATCAAGGAACATTTTCCCCATTCGGTATGGCTCAACCCCACGCACATGAATTTCTGGGGCCACTATACCGTGGACACGATCGGTAAAATATTTCCAATGTACGAGCTTACAATTGATGGTCTCAAGGATGCCGTCAAGACCCTTTCATCAAGGACGAAGTCCATACAGCATCTATCAGCGATCAACGCATAGACGGTCAAACGAATCCCGGAGGCTGCAACCTTTTCCCCCTCATTTTCTTAATCCTTCATGGCCGCTTGAAAAAAGTGTTAATATTTTTCTCAATATACATTATAATCTTATGTGTTGCTTAAGAGGATACTCTATTATTCCTATGAAAAACTCCTCGAAAGGGAGGTTAAAAAGGGAAAGCCGCCCCTTCATGTGGGCCTCATACTCGATGGGAACAGGCGGTTTGCAAAGGAGATGGGGTTCGATGATATCACCATGGGTCACGTAGAAGGGGCAAGGAAACTTGACGATGTCCTGAAATGGTGTGCGGAATTTAATATTAAGATCGTTACCATATGGGTCTTATCAACGGAGAATATCCAGCGGGACAGAGGAGAGGTCGAGGCACTTCTTAAGGTGATCGAAGAAAAGATCGATGAGCTTTCAAAGAACCAGATCGTTAAAAAGAATGGATTCAGGATACATGCGCTGGGAAAGATAGATATGCTGCCGGACCGCTTGAAGGATGTAATAAAAAGGGCCGAAGAGTTAACGATGCACAACGATAACCATATACTGAACATTGCCGTCGGCTATGGCGGAAGGGAAGAGATCGTTGAGGCTGTTAAAGAGGCGATCCGGTGTAAAAACTTTGAAAATGTTGAAGAAGCGGCAAACAATATTACCGGCGATGACATTACGGCCCATCTATATACTTGCGGAATTCCCGATCCTGATCTTATAATAAGGACAAGTGGTGAAGTGCGATTGAGCGGTTTTTTGTTGTGGCAGAGTGCGTATAGTGAGTTTTACTTCTGTGACGCCCTGTGGCCGGCCTTCAGAAAGATAGATTTTTTAAGGGCTATCAGGAGTTACCAGCACAGGAATAGAAGGTTTGGACAATGAGCCCTCCCATAGATAAAGTAACATCGTTAAAAA
This sequence is a window from Syntrophorhabdaceae bacterium. Protein-coding genes within it:
- a CDS encoding VWA domain-containing protein: MFIDFFYTLRKKGVPVSITEWMSFTEALYNGYFQSSLNHLYYLGRAFLVKSEAYYDAFDLAFQEYFGGIKTASLELDKVMEWLENPLHRLPKLSPEEMAELQKQIEEFRKTHDMDELMRQFRERLKEQKERHDGGGKWIGTGGTSPFGAYGHHPGGIRVGGESWMQSAAKVAGERRFRNYRNDIILDIRQTKMALKKLRELKREGLQEELDIDETIDKTAKEGGEIELVFNKSRENSVRLILLMDTGGSMLPYSELCERLFSAASQMEHFKEFKYYFFHNSIYQDIYEDIANYKRIPTEKLFSNFHKGYKVVIVGDARMAYSELFDINGCIDYFYTNDKPSIEWLLKIKEHFPHSVWLNPTHMNFWGHYTVDTIGKIFPMYELTIDGLKDAVKTLSSRTKSIQHLSAINA
- the uppS gene encoding polyprenyl diphosphate synthase, giving the protein MLLKRILYYSYEKLLEREVKKGKPPLHVGLILDGNRRFAKEMGFDDITMGHVEGARKLDDVLKWCAEFNIKIVTIWVLSTENIQRDRGEVEALLKVIEEKIDELSKNQIVKKNGFRIHALGKIDMLPDRLKDVIKRAEELTMHNDNHILNIAVGYGGREEIVEAVKEAIRCKNFENVEEAANNITGDDITAHLYTCGIPDPDLIIRTSGEVRLSGFLLWQSAYSEFYFCDALWPAFRKIDFLRAIRSYQHRNRRFGQ